In a genomic window of Methanosarcina horonobensis HB-1 = JCM 15518:
- a CDS encoding PAS domain S-box protein gives MPDFFESKEELKLLLESIPPAIFIRKAEAGFPVEFASANVSDLGYEPADFKAGKILYADIVHPEDLEAFNFGVISNSERGIKDYTQEYRILTKRGKVRWVEDMTHIQYGKNGRISRYFGIVSDITPRKELAEKLEQEERKFSSLLNSSSNIVIILDRHGKLLEANERAYTCLGYSREEFLKLTPANIDTRYGNQFSRQVKKISQERKITFETNYLKKDRTFIPVEAEASIVDYEGKTAVLIVARDISEQKQIKRELSHSLRVSKVLELIISSSPVIVFLSSPKEKRPVEFITENIILFGYPAGAFTSGEIAYEDIIHPLDAEKVRDNLFRNYTEGRNDFFQEYRILTASGEIRWVNEQTFIHSDEKGDIEYLYGTVVDVTEKRQSSDFLRLRRDTGAALASTDELLEILRQLLDLALEVEPLDSGCIYLVDDDSGEMKIKTCRGLSPAFVKAASGFGKAQGLANLLRAGKPVYRQYFEIKKMISLETPPEEKLRAAAFLPIFSDGRFVAVMQLSSHKADEISETARKQLETIAIELGNEIGRIKEKAELRQISSDFQELFKSIKDFIFIVDHEGCILYSNPAFRKHLSYTEKELLGKNILSFHPHNRVLEAAKSFSEILEGKTFLYSLPFVTREGSEIFAETRFSRGSWRGQEVMIALARSKLAK, from the coding sequence CTGCCCGACTTTTTTGAGTCTAAAGAAGAACTGAAACTACTTTTAGAGAGCATTCCTCCAGCTATTTTTATAAGAAAAGCCGAAGCTGGCTTTCCTGTGGAGTTTGCTTCTGCAAATGTTTCAGACCTCGGGTACGAGCCTGCTGATTTTAAGGCAGGAAAAATTCTGTATGCTGACATAGTTCACCCTGAAGATCTTGAGGCTTTTAATTTCGGAGTCATAAGCAACTCTGAAAGAGGAATTAAGGATTACACTCAGGAATACAGGATCCTTACGAAGAGAGGGAAGGTACGCTGGGTTGAGGACATGACTCATATTCAGTACGGGAAAAACGGAAGGATAAGTCGCTACTTCGGGATCGTATCGGACATTACCCCTCGCAAAGAGCTTGCAGAAAAGCTGGAGCAGGAAGAGCGAAAGTTCAGTTCTTTGCTTAACTCAAGCAGCAATATTGTAATTATCCTGGACAGGCACGGAAAACTTCTGGAAGCAAACGAAAGGGCGTATACATGTCTTGGGTACAGCAGGGAAGAATTCCTTAAGCTTACTCCCGCAAACATCGATACCAGGTATGGAAACCAGTTTTCGAGGCAGGTTAAGAAAATAAGTCAGGAAAGAAAAATAACCTTTGAGACCAATTATCTGAAAAAAGACAGGACCTTTATTCCGGTAGAAGCGGAAGCCAGTATAGTGGATTATGAAGGCAAAACTGCTGTTCTTATAGTTGCAAGAGATATCAGCGAGCAAAAACAAATAAAAAGAGAACTGTCACACTCCCTGAGAGTCAGTAAAGTACTGGAGTTAATTATAAGCAGCAGCCCTGTAATTGTTTTTCTGAGCAGCCCAAAAGAAAAACGGCCTGTAGAATTCATAACTGAAAATATAATCCTGTTTGGATATCCTGCAGGGGCTTTTACCTCAGGAGAAATTGCATACGAGGACATTATTCATCCCCTTGATGCTGAAAAGGTGCGAGATAATCTTTTCAGGAATTATACGGAAGGCAGAAATGATTTTTTCCAGGAGTACAGAATTCTCACAGCCTCAGGAGAGATTCGCTGGGTTAACGAGCAGACATTCATACATTCTGATGAAAAAGGGGATATCGAGTACCTTTACGGAACAGTTGTCGACGTTACTGAAAAGAGGCAAAGTTCTGACTTTCTGCGTCTCAGGCGCGATACCGGTGCTGCCCTTGCTTCTACAGACGAACTGCTGGAAATTTTAAGGCAGCTCCTTGATCTGGCTCTTGAGGTCGAGCCTCTGGATTCGGGCTGCATATATCTTGTTGACGATGATAGCGGAGAGATGAAAATAAAGACATGCAGAGGGTTATCCCCTGCTTTTGTGAAAGCTGCATCAGGTTTTGGAAAGGCTCAGGGGCTTGCAAATTTGCTCAGGGCAGGAAAACCCGTTTACAGGCAATACTTTGAGATTAAGAAGATGATTTCTCTTGAAACGCCGCCTGAAGAAAAACTTCGGGCAGCGGCTTTTCTTCCCATATTCTCAGATGGCCGCTTTGTTGCGGTTATGCAGCTCAGTTCCCATAAAGCAGATGAGATTTCTGAAACTGCCAGAAAGCAGCTTGAAACTATTGCCATTGAGCTTGGAAACGAGATAGGCAGGATAAAAGAAAAAGCAGAACTCCGGCAAATCAGCAGTGATTTTCAGGAGCTTTTTAAAAGTATAAAAGATTTCATTTTCATAGTGGACCACGAGGGCTGTATCCTCTATTCCAACCCTGCTTTCCGCAAGCATCTTTCTTATACGGAAAAGGAACTCCTTGGAAAGAATATCCTTTCCTTTCACCCTCATAACAGGGTCCTTGAAGCTGCAAAAAGTTTTTCTGAAATCCTTGAAGGAAAGACCTTCCTGTACAGTTTACCCTTTGTTACCAGGGAAGGGTCTGAGATTTTCGCAGAGACCAGATTCAGTAGAGGATCATGGAGAGGGCAGGAAGTCATGATCGCCCTTGCACGCTCCAAGCTTGCGAAGTAA
- a CDS encoding cohesin domain-containing protein, whose amino-acid sequence MKKNPWKDLKRGVLFGTCFAVLVLVFTAVPGQAQQTIVSLSTPELVEGDTVYATVNIENVKDLDAGQFDLLFNSDALRVVGVENGSIRETEIPVQWREADSKKVRVIFNLEGVTGVNGSGQLARIGFEVIGDGESGFRISDGLLGDTEAKSIDTDWRVAEAGGVDADFRGVEAEGTQRATPGFEIVFTLAGLTTAMYLARSEQR is encoded by the coding sequence ATGAAAAAAAATCCATGGAAAGATTTGAAGAGAGGCGTCCTGTTCGGGACCTGCTTTGCAGTACTGGTTCTGGTGTTTACGGCAGTTCCGGGCCAGGCGCAGCAGACAATTGTCAGTTTGAGCACGCCTGAGCTGGTGGAGGGAGATACGGTTTATGCAACTGTAAATATCGAGAATGTCAAGGACCTTGATGCGGGGCAGTTTGATTTATTATTTAATTCGGACGCCCTGAGAGTTGTCGGTGTTGAGAACGGAAGCATCAGGGAGACGGAAATACCGGTGCAGTGGCGTGAGGCCGACAGCAAGAAGGTCAGAGTAATCTTTAATCTTGAAGGGGTCACCGGAGTGAATGGTTCGGGTCAGCTTGCCAGAATCGGGTTTGAAGTTATTGGTGATGGGGAAAGCGGATTCCGTATTTCCGACGGGCTACTCGGGGATACCGAAGCTAAGAGTATCGATACGGACTGGAGAGTTGCTGAAGCCGGTGGCGTCGATGCGGATTTTAGAGGTGTCGAAGCGGAAGGTACGCAGAGAGCCACGCCCGGATTTGAGATTGTGTTTACTCTTGCAGGTTTGACCACGGCTATGTATCTGGCCAGGAGTGAACAGAGATGA
- a CDS encoding ABC transporter substrate-binding protein encodes MNGMKTKVLAGMIIGLLLLASPALASGSANASDLADTSDSENASDPGNTSDSMAVSGSASSPDIMLSILGNANEDGTIDMKDVEYTESIILGSGNPTRFADATGDNSIDMLDVTKTELISLGKAKELTLVDGVGRQVNVALPVKNIIPTDYRTTETLLALGTGDMIVGVDRAFHERMDEFGLLDLPEVAVHGKSVDYEMVLTLKPDIVLLPLSQAENAEDIAKNLPNTAVVSMGLSSQKTIDSDLTTMGFVLGKEKEANELISWMQRYEDLVSEQTRDLKSDDMPTFYYEYMSGGDENWWVITPEDPSAGKVAEGAGGHNIAAGLAGTSVEVDPEWIIVKNPDFMFADLMKGFDSGPGKTEEDMENLLAKVLSGRPGFERVNAVKNNNVYLVDRDVIGGPRWVIGRIYFAKCMHPELFEDINPEEIHKEYLKKFHNLEVSGTWVYPLPE; translated from the coding sequence ATGAACGGCATGAAAACAAAAGTCCTGGCTGGAATGATCATTGGCTTGCTGCTACTGGCATCACCTGCGCTTGCATCGGGTTCTGCTAATGCATCGGATCTTGCCGATACGTCTGATTCTGAGAATGCATCTGATCCTGGGAATACATCTGATTCTATGGCTGTATCGGGTTCTGCTTCTTCACCGGATATCATGCTTAGCATTCTCGGAAACGCGAACGAAGACGGGACCATAGATATGAAAGATGTGGAGTATACCGAAAGCATTATCTTGGGCTCAGGCAACCCGACGCGATTTGCAGACGCAACAGGGGATAACAGCATCGATATGCTTGATGTAACGAAAACCGAGCTGATTAGTCTTGGAAAAGCAAAGGAGCTTACGCTTGTTGACGGAGTTGGGAGACAGGTAAATGTGGCTTTACCGGTCAAAAATATCATTCCCACGGATTACCGCACTACAGAAACATTGCTTGCTCTCGGGACAGGAGATATGATCGTGGGAGTGGACCGGGCTTTCCATGAGCGCATGGATGAATTCGGGCTTTTAGATCTTCCTGAGGTTGCAGTGCACGGTAAATCGGTTGATTATGAAATGGTGCTCACCCTCAAACCCGACATAGTCCTTTTGCCTCTCTCACAGGCGGAAAATGCCGAAGATATAGCTAAAAATCTTCCCAATACGGCTGTGGTTTCAATGGGCCTTTCCTCCCAGAAAACCATAGATTCCGATTTAACAACCATGGGTTTTGTTCTGGGAAAGGAAAAAGAAGCTAACGAACTAATCAGCTGGATGCAGAGATATGAAGATCTCGTAAGCGAACAAACCCGGGACCTGAAGTCCGATGATATGCCGACTTTCTATTACGAATACATGTCAGGAGGCGATGAGAACTGGTGGGTAATAACCCCGGAGGACCCCAGTGCAGGGAAGGTGGCCGAAGGAGCCGGAGGGCACAATATAGCTGCTGGACTGGCAGGTACCTCGGTTGAAGTGGACCCCGAGTGGATAATAGTGAAAAACCCTGACTTCATGTTTGCCGATTTAATGAAAGGCTTTGACAGCGGTCCTGGAAAAACGGAAGAGGACATGGAAAATCTGCTGGCAAAAGTCCTTTCAGGCAGGCCAGGGTTCGAGAGGGTAAATGCTGTGAAAAACAATAACGTCTATCTGGTCGATAGAGATGTTATCGGGGGACCCAGGTGGGTAATAGGGCGCATCTACTTTGCTAAATGTATGCACCCTGAGCTGTTTGAGGACATCAACCCGGAAGAAATCCACAAAGAGTATCTCAAAAAATTCCATAACCTGGAGGTCTCCGGGACCTGGGTTTATCCGCTTCCGGAGTGA
- a CDS encoding DUF4198 domain-containing protein, producing MVQKVSRKETSFLFFEEDIPDIVRGHEIWVEHCMQNVSPGDPIAFDLCFGHNMKSDRAIQVEKVTPAVFSALGENRAVEVSAAENHLSMQFTPAFEGYHTIGVEYDGGILNLPHPGLKGPKYYYQYTKTIIPVGDCQAEYDLTVGHELEIIPLDYRQYKVGEHVLLKVLYDRHALPDVIVYGIHADNRENPIEITTDPEGLVDIELEKSGKWMFKVGYRDPEKSVKGLYDKKVMTATFTIMDVSKN from the coding sequence ATGGTGCAAAAAGTTTCCCGGAAAGAAACCTCTTTTCTTTTTTTTGAGGAAGATATCCCCGATATCGTGCGCGGGCATGAGATCTGGGTCGAACACTGCATGCAGAATGTTTCTCCCGGAGATCCAATAGCGTTTGACCTTTGTTTCGGGCATAATATGAAAAGCGACAGAGCGATTCAGGTCGAAAAAGTGACTCCTGCTGTCTTCAGTGCCCTGGGAGAAAATCGCGCCGTTGAGGTCAGTGCCGCAGAGAATCACTTATCGATGCAATTCACTCCGGCTTTCGAAGGATATCACACTATTGGAGTAGAATATGACGGCGGAATTCTGAATTTACCTCATCCCGGACTGAAGGGCCCGAAGTATTACTACCAGTATACAAAAACCATCATTCCGGTAGGGGATTGTCAGGCAGAATATGATCTGACGGTTGGGCATGAACTGGAGATAATTCCGCTTGACTACAGGCAGTATAAGGTCGGAGAACACGTCCTGTTGAAGGTATTATATGACCGGCATGCACTGCCTGATGTAATTGTATATGGAATACATGCCGACAACCGGGAAAATCCGATCGAAATAACAACCGACCCTGAAGGCCTGGTTGACATTGAACTGGAAAAAAGTGGGAAGTGGATGTTCAAGGTCGGATATCGGGACCCTGAAAAAAGCGTCAAGGGCCTATACGACAAAAAGGTAATGACTGCAACTTTTACTATTATGGACGTAAGTAAGAATTAG
- a CDS encoding class I SAM-dependent methyltransferase, with the protein METEIKPQIKEWWDTEEHDYDAIAAHGVHSEDEKKLWTEVITQLLGTDQKLKILDMGTGTGFLALLLAELGYDITGADWARSKLEKAKEKMEETGNSVNFVVEDAENLSFEAEQFDAVVSRHLIWTLANPGSAFKEWARVTKPGGKVLTDIPARHSHPGNHHFGEEIGKELPFYNGADPGEVISMFEAAGLVNVSVRVFNKMMLVEGEKV; encoded by the coding sequence ATGGAAACGGAAATAAAACCGCAAATAAAAGAATGGTGGGACACTGAAGAACACGATTATGATGCCATTGCAGCCCATGGAGTGCATTCCGAAGATGAGAAAAAACTCTGGACAGAAGTGATCACCCAGCTCCTGGGAACCGACCAGAAACTGAAAATTCTGGATATGGGAACCGGCACCGGCTTTTTAGCGCTGCTGCTGGCTGAGCTGGGATACGACATCACAGGAGCGGATTGGGCAAGGAGTAAACTGGAAAAGGCAAAAGAGAAGATGGAAGAGACAGGAAATTCCGTAAATTTTGTTGTTGAAGATGCGGAAAATCTCTCCTTTGAGGCTGAGCAGTTTGATGCGGTTGTCAGCCGGCACCTGATCTGGACTCTGGCAAATCCGGGCTCTGCATTTAAAGAATGGGCGAGAGTGACAAAACCCGGAGGCAAAGTCCTGACAGATATCCCGGCCAGGCATTCTCATCCCGGAAACCATCACTTTGGAGAAGAGATCGGAAAAGAATTACCCTTTTACAACGGAGCTGACCCGGGTGAGGTTATCAGCATGTTTGAAGCTGCAGGGCTTGTGAACGTGTCGGTCAGGGTATTCAACAAAATGATGTTGGTGGAAGGAGAGAAGGTATAA
- a CDS encoding FecCD family ABC transporter permease: METKQHTLTKEEVKIQYNKFIGRKLSFIFFLLASIILVAGISASLGSANLTVLETYSSILHRLFPAYFESGELADVFVWNLRLPRIFMGIVAGFGLGVAGCVMQAILKNPLASPYTLGISSGASFGASLAILTGVGIIGGDYLIVGNAFLFALLCSFTILGLSNRKGATPETMILAGIAMMYLFAAMTTILQYFGEAEAVKEAVFWTVGDLDRFSWPKVKIIFGALICCFPLLMIKSLDLNIMAAGDETAASLGVNVKRTRVILMAVTTLLVACIVCFTGTIGFIGLVAPHLTRIAIGGDNRFVLPVSGLFGALLLISADLVARRVLAPIILPVGAITAFMGAPLFLYMIMKRKREYW, from the coding sequence TTGGAAACAAAACAGCATACTTTGACTAAAGAAGAAGTTAAAATCCAATACAATAAGTTTATTGGGAGAAAATTATCATTTATTTTTTTCCTTCTAGCCTCAATAATCCTCGTAGCAGGCATATCCGCTTCTTTAGGGTCTGCAAATCTCACCGTCTTGGAGACTTATTCTTCAATCCTGCACAGGTTATTTCCGGCTTACTTTGAGTCAGGTGAACTTGCAGATGTATTCGTATGGAACCTCAGGCTTCCTCGAATATTCATGGGCATTGTAGCCGGTTTCGGGCTTGGGGTTGCAGGCTGTGTAATGCAGGCAATTCTCAAAAATCCGCTTGCGAGTCCCTATACGCTTGGCATATCTTCAGGTGCCAGCTTCGGGGCATCCCTTGCAATCCTTACAGGTGTAGGAATCATCGGGGGAGATTATCTTATTGTGGGCAATGCATTCTTGTTTGCTCTATTATGTTCATTTACAATTCTGGGGTTATCAAATCGAAAAGGTGCAACGCCCGAAACTATGATTCTGGCTGGCATTGCGATGATGTACCTGTTTGCTGCAATGACGACGATCCTTCAATACTTTGGCGAAGCAGAAGCCGTAAAAGAAGCAGTTTTCTGGACAGTTGGGGACCTTGATAGGTTCTCCTGGCCTAAAGTCAAAATCATATTCGGAGCACTTATATGCTGCTTTCCTCTGCTTATGATAAAATCGCTGGATCTCAACATAATGGCTGCAGGAGACGAAACCGCAGCAAGCCTGGGTGTGAACGTCAAACGTACCCGGGTCATTCTGATGGCAGTCACAACTCTGCTGGTCGCATGCATTGTGTGTTTTACGGGAACAATCGGATTTATAGGCCTGGTTGCTCCGCATCTGACGCGCATTGCCATAGGAGGTGATAACAGGTTTGTCCTTCCCGTTTCCGGCCTTTTCGGTGCATTGCTACTTATTAGCGCAGACCTTGTAGCACGAAGAGTTCTGGCTCCTATAATTCTTCCTGTCGGAGCGATAACTGCCTTTATGGGTGCCCCGCTTTTTCTGTATATGATTATGAAACGAAAGAGGGAATACTGGTGA
- a CDS encoding ABC transporter ATP-binding protein, translating to MKLKVNNVEFAYNSIPVLENVSMELNPAEVLGIVGPNGTGKSTLIRCIDQILNPKSGSILLDNHNISKMTRMEIARKMGYVPQSITGVFPASVIDTVLMGRRPYLGWKSGKEDLDYVLEVLELLGMMEFAMRDINEISGGQQQKVLIARALAQKANILLLDEPTSNLDIRHQLEVMEIMKNIVKDKGISAIMALHDLNLASRYADRIVMMKDGKIFAAGNPASVLTVENIKQVYGVRALVKDDGKRPYIIPIEPVTG from the coding sequence GTGAAACTGAAGGTAAACAACGTTGAATTTGCTTATAACAGCATACCTGTTCTCGAAAACGTATCAATGGAACTGAATCCCGCAGAAGTTCTTGGCATTGTAGGCCCAAACGGGACAGGGAAATCCACACTGATCCGATGTATCGACCAGATATTGAATCCTAAAAGCGGAAGCATATTACTGGACAATCATAATATCAGTAAGATGACCAGAATGGAAATCGCAAGGAAAATGGGTTATGTACCGCAGAGTATTACAGGTGTTTTTCCTGCCTCTGTTATAGATACCGTTCTTATGGGCAGACGCCCCTACCTTGGATGGAAGAGCGGTAAAGAAGACCTGGATTATGTACTGGAGGTACTGGAACTGCTCGGGATGATGGAGTTTGCCATGAGAGATATCAATGAAATCAGCGGAGGTCAGCAGCAGAAGGTACTTATAGCACGGGCACTTGCACAGAAGGCAAATATTCTTCTTCTTGACGAACCGACCAGCAATCTTGATATAAGGCATCAACTTGAGGTCATGGAAATTATGAAGAATATTGTGAAGGACAAAGGAATCTCTGCGATCATGGCACTTCATGATTTGAATCTGGCTTCAAGATATGCCGACAGAATAGTCATGATGAAAGATGGCAAAATATTTGCAGCCGGGAATCCTGCATCGGTCCTCACCGTAGAGAATATAAAACAGGTCTATGGGGTAAGAGCTCTGGTGAAAGACGATGGGAAGAGACCATATATCATTCCGATAGAACCTGTGACAGGCTAA
- a CDS encoding VOC family protein: MPRVIHFEIHADDIERAKKFYEDIFDWKLEKWGGPMDYWLITTGEQDQPGIDGGLMKRQGKEPGEETTISSYVCTIDVPDIDEYLNKIKQHGGRVAMEKGAIPGIGWLAYCFDTEKNLFGIMQPDMNAK, translated from the coding sequence ATGCCAAGAGTTATTCACTTTGAGATACATGCAGATGATATTGAAAGGGCAAAGAAGTTCTACGAGGATATTTTCGATTGGAAGTTAGAGAAGTGGGGAGGTCCCATGGATTACTGGCTTATAACAACAGGTGAGCAGGACCAGCCGGGAATTGATGGCGGCTTGATGAAAAGGCAGGGAAAAGAGCCTGGGGAAGAAACTACGATAAGCAGTTATGTATGCACTATAGATGTCCCGGATATAGATGAATACTTGAATAAAATCAAGCAGCATGGCGGCAGAGTGGCTATGGAAAAGGGAGCTATCCCTGGCATAGGCTGGCTTGCATACTGCTTCGATACAGAGAAAAACCTGTTTGGAATAATGCAGCCTGATATGAATGCTAAATAA
- a CDS encoding MATE family efflux transporter, producing the protein MGTEKVGKLLFKLSAPSIIGMLVYAFYNVVDTIFVGRALGEESVSGIGGLVIAFPIHMLALGIAIGLGVGGASIISRALGSKEPYRAEKALGTVFFLGVSLGFVYSLAGLIFLEPLLELFGATPGIMPYARAYLEIIMAGSVVFTLGIAAEDLVRAEGNARYAMFGMLLGAGLNIVLDPLFIFGLDMGVRGAAIATILAQFASTVFLLRYFLTGKSSVAFKPRLLVPDSVISKEVAAIGLGPFIVEASNSTMMVFVNNALATYGGDVSIAAFGIIHRMLLLIFLPMLGISFGLQPIVGYNYGAKQFSRVVESVKVALKVSTLFSLPGFLIMFLFPAPIIHIFSSDPELTAVGTDAMWIVVLVLPFIGFQLVGTTVFQALGKPRPAFILSLARQLLFLLPLVLVLPRCYGLDGVWAAFPISDFLACILAAGLMGREYRKFRAKEKREKIKP; encoded by the coding sequence CTGGGTACCGAAAAGGTAGGCAAGCTTCTTTTCAAACTTTCAGCCCCCTCTATAATCGGGATGCTTGTTTATGCCTTTTACAATGTAGTGGATACTATCTTCGTTGGCAGGGCTCTCGGCGAGGAAAGCGTTTCCGGCATAGGAGGGCTGGTAATAGCTTTTCCAATTCACATGCTGGCACTCGGAATTGCAATTGGGCTCGGAGTAGGAGGAGCCTCAATTATCTCAAGGGCTCTGGGATCAAAAGAGCCATATAGAGCTGAAAAAGCCCTCGGAACCGTGTTTTTCCTGGGAGTTTCTTTGGGGTTTGTTTACTCGCTTGCGGGACTTATTTTCCTTGAGCCGCTACTGGAACTCTTCGGAGCAACGCCTGGAATTATGCCCTATGCGCGAGCTTATCTTGAGATTATAATGGCAGGTTCGGTTGTTTTTACCCTCGGGATCGCAGCCGAAGACCTCGTAAGAGCCGAAGGCAATGCTCGTTATGCAATGTTCGGAATGCTGCTCGGTGCCGGTTTGAATATCGTGCTTGATCCTCTCTTTATTTTCGGACTTGATATGGGAGTAAGAGGCGCTGCTATTGCAACAATCCTTGCCCAGTTTGCATCCACAGTCTTCCTGCTGCGCTACTTCCTTACTGGAAAAAGCTCGGTTGCCTTTAAACCAAGATTATTGGTGCCAGACTCTGTTATTTCAAAAGAAGTAGCAGCAATAGGTCTGGGTCCCTTTATTGTTGAAGCCTCAAACAGCACCATGATGGTTTTTGTAAACAATGCCCTTGCAACTTACGGAGGGGATGTGTCGATTGCAGCCTTCGGGATCATTCACCGTATGTTGCTACTTATCTTCCTGCCTATGCTTGGGATCTCTTTTGGTCTTCAGCCCATAGTTGGTTATAACTACGGCGCAAAACAGTTTTCAAGGGTTGTTGAATCGGTCAAAGTTGCCCTTAAGGTCAGCACTCTCTTTTCCCTTCCGGGGTTTTTGATTATGTTCCTTTTCCCGGCTCCAATTATTCATATTTTCAGCTCTGATCCTGAACTCACAGCCGTGGGAACTGATGCCATGTGGATTGTCGTGCTTGTCCTGCCATTCATAGGCTTCCAGCTCGTAGGCACAACCGTATTTCAAGCCCTTGGAAAACCGAGACCTGCTTTCATCCTGTCACTGGCAAGGCAGCTCCTTTTCCTGCTGCCCCTTGTGCTGGTTTTGCCAAGATGCTATGGGCTTGACGGAGTCTGGGCTGCGTTTCCAATTTCTGACTTTCTGGCGTGCATCCTTGCTGCCGGGTTAATGGGAAGGGAATATCGCAAGTTCAGGGCGAAGGAAAAAAGAGAAAAAATAAAACCCTAA